From the Ammospiza caudacuta isolate bAmmCau1 chromosome 1, bAmmCau1.pri, whole genome shotgun sequence genome, the window CAGCAAACTATGCACTCTCATGTATGTATGCTCAGTAACATTATATTCAGAACTATACTGTGTCTTCTTTCAGTGCTTTACTTCAGTAGTTTGGAAAACTCAAGGTGAATTAAGAGAGTAGGTAAAATTTCCCCTGGTGTTCTATGAGATGTTCAGACCACTCAGAGATCATCAGCCCCCTTACCTTGACTTTCCGGTCATCTGCTGTTGTTTCATCAAACTGCTGGCCCAGTTTGAACGAGATGGCTGTGTTTTTGAAGGTGCTTTCAGTTCTGATGGTCACTATGTCCCCTTTCATACTGATGATCACATCAGGCCTTGCCAGGCCGCCTAGTTTCCGGGCAGCTAAGCCCACTCCTGgaaatcagaaacaaaaaaaatcattgcattCTAGAAGCGAGAAACTCAGTATCCTCTCATTATTCTTCAGTGGAAGAATAAGGAAAAGTTTCTTCTTGAATACTTCAATGCCTGATTTAGATGAAACACTCATTCTTTAGATGAGACACTACTGAGACAGAGGTAGGAATGGAAATCTCAGTGTTCAGGGActgaggcagctccagctggtaAGAGCGCACCTTCAGCAAGACATAAAGATATACACAATTATAGAGCTGTGCACAATTAGCTAAGAAGAAACATGGTTGGTTACAAATCTGCATCAATTTAATATAGACAGAATAAGTAGGAAAATTAATAGGAAGAGTCTGGTTCtcaaaaaaaattgtaaaaatcctttaaaaaaaatccttgacaAATCTGAAAATTTGTACCTTTGTTAATAGCTGCAAGGAAGAAACTGGGCACTGAATTGCCAATATGCTGGTGCTTATTCATTAAAATATACTGAAGACTGGGTAATTCTTAAGTTGTTATTAACATCCTTTAAGGATCCTTGCATCTAAACCTCGGTGAAAAGTACAAGtatgaaatataaaaaacaTGGAGGTATAAGGGCTGAGAGCTGcaaagagcttccaggaaaAACCCATGTGAAAAACCTTTTGTATTGCCTAATCCTCTCCAGTCCAGTTCATTGTCTACAGGCTGGGAGGTTTGGGGCAAGTAGGAATGAAGCCACTGGTGATGTATCACTGCTTCATAAGGGCAGAAAAGGGATAGCTGCAGTAAATGCTATGCCATGCTGAAATTAAAAGATCTGTAAAAAAGGGTATAAAGTTATCTACAAAGTATAAAACTATTTGCAATAATTATTCCATACTAAGCAATTCTGTTCAGAGGTTCAGAAAAATATCTGCAGCTGGACTTCCCTCCCACATTCGCCCTGGCTAATTAATTAACTGCAATTCTTTTGTTATTCAGTCTAACATTTCAAATAAAGGGAATCAGTGAATCATTTATACAGCAAAAGCAATGCAGTAGCTGACTGTCTATGCACTTGGCACACAGGAATGAAGCcagcattaaaatgaaaaacaatgcTTAATTTGTTACGTTCCTGGCATTCTTCAGTAACAGATAGATTCATTCACAGTATTTAGATGTCTGAAACTACAGTGTCATGAGACATCAGCTCCATTATATATTGTGAATTATCATAAGTCACAAGTTTAATAGTGCAATCAAGAGGAAACCAAAAAAATCTGTATCCCCATAGATTACTCTCATGACAGAAGAACTTATTAAATTGATTAATATCAGTTAGGCAGAAGTAAATTTATAATAGTAATTCATCACCTACCTTTTTCAATTCGGACGCTAAAGAAAAGACATTAAATCATGTTAGAAGAGTAATTAAGGGCTTTTTTTTGGCAAGAAAGAAGGTAGCATCCATGAGCAGAGCCTTCCCAAACTTACTAACTAACTAACTTACTAAGAAAAAACTTActaacaaaaaggaaaacaaaaacaaacaaacaaacccagaacATTTCTCACCCAATTCTTTCATATAGTCATCAAAGTTTTCGCTGGAGATGAGTTTCCAGGTTCCCACAAATCGGTTACACATCGTTCAGGCTTTGTGAGGcgctgctcctgcagagagaggcagtggccacagcagctcttgGTGGCAGTCAGAGGTTGTGTGCCCCAGGGAGGTTTAGTGGTCTCCCTTTAAAGAGGTCCCGTGCCCGTGGCAGTGGGGGTTGGCCAATAGgagaggcagtgccagggcgAGACAATGTGCACCTTGTCCAGGGCAGCcgtgacagcagcagggctctgggtgACGCTGCCTTGGCTCCTTCACTGGGCACACCAGGACATGGGGAGtgcctgggatggggatgggaaggggatggggatgggagggggatggggatggggatggggatgggatggggatggggatgggatggggatggggatggggatggggatgggatggggatggggatgggatggggatggggatggggatggggatggggatggggatggggatgggatgggatgggatggggatgggatgggatgggatggggatggggatgggatgggatggggatggggatggggatggggatggggatagggatgggatggggatggggatgggatgggatgggatggggatggggatgggatggggatggggatggggatggggatggggatggggatagggatgggatggggatggggatgggatggggatgcgatgggaatgggatggggatggggatggggatggggatggggatggggatggggatggggatggggatggggatgggatggggatgggatgggatgggatgggatgggatgggatgggatgggatgggatggggatggggatggggatgggatgggtaTGGGGATGGGATAGGATGTTACCACTGCACCTGCAGAGAAGTCAGGGCACACTGCAGGGGGgtgtcagcagcacagagacaagTACAGGAGCACTGCCTCCCTATAAAACCCAGCTCCCACTGTCCTCCCAATACTATTGTCCTGCAGTCACCATAGAGAACAGAAATCTATAACAACCATCTCATCCTACTGCCTGACCAAGCCAGGGCTGACCAAAAGTTACAGCATGTTGTTAAGCCATTGTCGAAATGCCTCTTAAACACTGACAGGCCTGGGGTTTGACCACCTCTCTAGGAAGCCTGTTTCAGTGTATGACCAGTCTCTCACTAAAGAAGTGCTTCCTAATGACAGATCTGAACCTCCCTTGAGACAGCTTTGAACCATTCCCATACATCCTATCCCTGGATAGCAGGGAGAAGAGATCAGCACCTTCCCCTCCACTTCCCCTCGTCAGGAGGCTGTAGAGTGTGAGCACTATTGTCACCTCTGAGCTAGTCAGATAAATCAAAGCCATGTGGATTGTGCGAAGGAACGGTCAAGAAGATGATGTGCAAAGTGGTTTGTTGGGTGTTTTTCTTACTTTCATGGTCCATCCTGGAAAAGGTCTGtattttttatcatttaaaCGCAGAACTGAGTTTTACTGTTCTGTTTTCTCCCTTTGCATCAGAGAAATGATCCCAAGCTGTGGGTTCTTCCCTGCACGTATCCCAGACAGGAtcacaagaagaagaagaagcagacAATATTTGCTGGCTCCCTTTTAAAACCTGGCATATTCAGAAGAGCAGTGCATTAGTGGAGAGCAGCTCTCGTGCCTGACAGGTGGACAGCACGAAAAGAGGTTGAGTCATTAAAGTTCTTATTCTTAGTTTAAAGTCACGTCATGAGAGGCAAGAAGCTTTGCTGTCTTGACAGGGGGACATactctgtttccttttttctttctgcacatGAGTAGTTAATCTGTCATAAAGTAAAGGGAAGATTTAAGCCAGCAGAATCATATAACACATTGCATTCAAATGTGTCCTACTATTGTCAGATTTCCTCAGGTTTCCCTGCTTCCATGAAGAAATGCCACAATCTCCTTGGGTCCGTGTACTGTTTGTACCAGGGAGCCCTGATCTGGACTCAGCATTCCAGCTGTGGCCTGCTGAGTGCAGAatagaagggaaggaaaatctCCTTCAACCTCACACTcctaatgcagcccaggacatcACTCACCCTTTGCTGCCAATGCAGTTCCTGGCTCATATTCAGCTTGGTGTACACCAGGACCACCAGAATATTTTCTGCCATGCTAAAATTGAAAGATTGAAAGATTAGAGCTTTCAGCATTTAAAAgtggatttttgttttattttgttttggtttggttttttttttttttaatccacatTTAGAACTATTGTCTAACGGTTAGTAAAAAGCAGACACAAAGAAATCATAAACCACATGTGTATGTGACAGGCCGGAATTTAAAGCTTTATAACTAAAGACATCTCAACTATTTAGTGCAAGACCACATCAGATGTAATTCTGTCCTTCCTCTTCCTAAACCATCTTCCTGGAGAAATTATTGCTTGGTACATGCAAAGATTAGAGGCTTCTTTCCAACTTGGGTGAACAATAGCTATCTGTTCGTCTTTTTTGTATGACTGTAATTTCTGGGTTATGGCAACCTATGAAGACTGTTCAGATCTACATTTTAAGGGCAGAGATACTGGGATTATAGGTTGTGGGACCAAGTTTCTTGTGTTTAGAGTTGAAAGAATGAGATGGAAATGGTGGTGTGCCAAGGAAGGTGAGGTCTAGGTCCTGATTGAAGGCTGTCATAAGGAAGAAGGGGAACAAACTGGAACAGGCAAATAATAGAGTCTGAGGAGTGAAATTGTTGTAGTCTGTGGTTTACATGGTGGTCGTGGGAAATAAGAAGGTCTTCAGTCACATATTTTGGTGATATATGCCAAATGTTTTTAAACCCTTCAATAATAACATCAGCAGGGGAAGCTGGAAAGAGCTTCCCTTGCTGCACAGGTCTAATGACAGCTCAGTGTGGGGAGCAAAAGTCTGGAGTGATTAAAAATATAATCACAGCAAAGAACTCTTTCTCCCCCACAATAGGAAGCAGGTGCTGTATCTGtaataagtaaataaatgtcAGTCTTTGAAGGTGTTGTCCACACAAAACTCCTCTAAATCAGAGATGAATAATATCACATTTTGTATAAAGAATAGCTAAGTCTTTTATCCCATctctgaaaatgagaaaactaCTTCTAAATGAAAGTATCCATTATTGCTCAAGAAACGATATGAAAATATGCTACCGTTGCTCCTCAGGCATTCCTTGTTCTTTTATTTAATTGTCTTATCCACATAAAGACACTTTAACAAGACAAGGCTGGTGCCTTTGGGAATAAAAGATGATTGGGATGTTGTAAAATTAGGCCCAAAGAAATTCAAGAAGAGCAAATCAGTCAGAATAGAACAGCTACGCTGCAGTACCAGTACCCTTAAGAACAAAAGTAACAGAGAATTATTTATTCAGACAAAACCCCAGTCTTAAGCAGTCTCAAACAATGTTGACATTGCTACCATCTATCTCTTTGTCACCAAGGAGAAACAGTACTTTCATTTAAAGGACTTGCAGTTTAGAAAGAACAAGAGCAGGGAATTATATCTTAGTAGAAATAGTTGTGGAAACCAATATTTCCTTGGagtttaaagcagaaaaaagcatCAAGGATTGTGAGTACATATGATAAGGGAGAGCCTTGATTCCCTTGTTTTGCTTATAGTTCATGTAAAACAGGATTTAAAACATAGAAATTGGAGATTGTGAAGAAGCACAAGAGATAAAGCTAAAACTTGATAAAAATAGAGAACTAAGAATTCAGAGATAAATTAAAGATACCatttaaagaaatacagaaagtaAACATGTGAatttatttaaaggaaatatGATCTAGGCAAATCCAAGGCCCAAAAAGTCTAAATAGATTCTCAGGGGAGCAatgaagaaaatagaaatagaagGGGAGAACAGAGGTCAAAGAGGGACTTGCTGTGAGGACACCAAGGATGTTTTAGCATTGACTCTATGAAGCTGAAGGATCCATCCTGAACATGGGGCCAGCAGCCTCCCTTTTCCCTGTAGCTATATTGGAGGGCACAAAGAGCTTCTTGTCCCTTAGCTGGAGCATTCTACAAAACCAGACTGGGACAACTGGGCTGGGGGAACCAGTCCAGGCTGCACTGCACACACAGGGCTTGACTGGCCAGGACACAGAAGTCCTTCCAGCTCTTTCCAATGGAAATAAATAGttaaaagaaaatgacaaaaacaaCTGATAGGTCAATGATCAGAATAAgccttttttcatctttctgctGAATTGCCAATAATCTGTGGGTGTGAGTCACCTTTCCCTTTTGTTGTCCAAGAAACCTGTAAAGGAGTGGTGAGTGAACGTGGAGAGGGGCAGAGATCTCCTCCTTGCAGCATCCAAGGTGCCTGCTGTGATAAGTGTGCTGTCCATGGGTTTGTAGGGGTTTAGTAGGATCCTTCTTTGGCAGAAAGGAATGCTCTGGGGTGGTTACTGACTTTTGGACCATAGTTCAGCATGacaggagagagaggaagacctgtgctgctctgcaggtgaGGACAAGACACTGATCTGACTTAAGCCCTTAGAAATGTGTGTCCCACCTCCATCTGGGTCTGAGAGCACACACCTTTTGCTGACAGAGAGGAATCACCTCCATTTATTCAAGCAGTCCCTAGACTGCTGCTATTCCCAGACAATAAATTTTGTCCTTCTTCAGAGACTAAATTCCAAACATGTTCATATTCTAGGAAAAGCATCACTAATACTTCCTAATGAAGCTATCCCTGTTCAGGTTTATAGATAGAATGTCACTTTTTTGAAATTTCCAAAAATAGAAGTTTAAGTGTCTTGATTAATTCACAAAGTTCAAAGTCATTCACCAGGTAACAAAATAAAGGGTGATGCTTTTAGAAGAGATTACCCTTTGCTGAAATGTTAGGCTGTGAATGTTACAATTGTAACTGCTGGCTGCATTCAGAATGTAAgatttctggaaaataaaatctgctaTATGAATATTGAAATATTGGAACTTTTACCTCTGATGGAGCATTTCCAAATCTGTGGATGATAGAATACTATGGGCTGATATTTAATGCCTATATGTAGTTTATTTAAATCAATGATTCTGCTTCTTACAATCATCACTCTTGTGCAGATTTTCTACCACTAAAGTGTAGTTGTATCCTAACTGTCataaataattttggttttgttaagTGCTAAATAGATTTAGTAGTATATATATGGAGTATATATATGGAGTTGTATATATATACTCTGAAGCATTCTTCCATCCCATATGCAGCTGCTGTTCTCTAAACTGGTGAGATTTCACAAGCAATGAAGCCAAGGTTAAAACACAGGAGTTGTTTGTTCATGGTTATCTAAACACTTTCTGCAGAATTTACTGATAGTCTTTGGCATTGCTTTTAAATGACTCCTCAGCTCATGTACAATGCAAAAGTCCTTCCATTTCCCTATCCTGTTGTATAAATAGTGCAAAAACTTGGAAACAACCCGAGTAATTCAGTGGAAAGTTCAAGTGTATGAGAGGTCTCTGCTGCTAGCAGTAGGGACTCAGCCATCACCTCTGACAGCTGACTTTGGGAATATCAGGAATATGTGGAATTTGGTTCAGAGATCTTAATCACTCTAGATCAGAGATCTTAATCACTCATTTCCCCATTTAGTGGATAAGACACACACTTTTACACATATTGTCCAGGTTTTCTCTAGAAATCTCGATATTTTTTTTGTCCTCAATTTAAGCCCTCCCAGGTGTAGAAGTCATGGCTTCTGTAGATGCAAAGTTTTGAAATAGGACATCAGGCCTATGGGCAGTAGAAGACGGCAGTTCAGATATAAGCAGAGTTGAAAAACATGGTGTACCAAAGGGCTTTGCATCTGGAAAGGTTCATGCTCCCAAGACTGATCAAGCCTAATGAGCTGGTAGAAAATGCACGCAGGGAATAAAGGAGGTTGTTCCACCAACAAACTTGTACAGACTTTTAGTCAACCTGAGTATTTTTAAAGCTATGGTTATTAATTCCAGGCTATTAGCCTACCTAGGTCAAAATGAGATGGTCAAGACAGGAACATTGACAAAATAGCCACAGGTGAAAGCTCTAACTGCTATAATTTCACAGTTGAGGTAAAGAAAGGATAAGATCAGGCGAAAAAAGGATAAGATCAAGCTAGTTCAAATGGTCTCCTGGTTTAAAATTGTCTGCATTTGTGCACAGAGGAGGTGCCTGGTACCCTGCTCATGTTTGGAAGCCAAAACTGGGCATCCACAGATgatcctgctccctgccccaggaacaagcagctctgctggaagctgagcagagcagccccattgCCTTGAGCACAGGCTCcttgcagggacagccccctCTCAGAACTCCCAGATGAGTGTTCAGGTGTCCGCCTGTCACTGTGACACAAGTGCCACTCCCTGGACTGGCTCTGGTGCTCTCTCCTCAGGGAGATGGGTGACATGGCTGAGTG encodes:
- the LOC131560441 gene encoding myelin P2 protein-like, giving the protein MCNRFVGTWKLISSENFDDYMKELGVGLAARKLGGLARPDVIISMKGDIVTIRTESTFKNTAISFKLGQQFDETTADDRKVKSVVTLEKGSLVQVQKWNGKETTIKRRLVDGKMVVEYAMKGVVCTRVYERV